Part of the Polyangiaceae bacterium genome, GGAGCCGCCTCCGCCCTCGTCGCCCCCACCACATGCGACCGCACCGAGCAGCGCACACAACCCCACGACAGCGATACTCCGAAGCTGTTTCATGACGAGCCTCACGGGCCGGCCGAGCCGGCAAAACTACGGATGAACGGAAACCCTACTTATAGATGAAGACGCCCTTCAAGTCTTCCGTTCTCGATATCGGCACGCCGGCTTTGATGCTGGTCGCCCGGAACTGGTAGTACATGCCCGGCTCGAGGGCCGGACCAGCGTAGAGGGCCTCGGCGGGTTTGGACCCCTTGGGCCCGAGAACTCCCTCGACCTTCCACACCTCGGTCCCGAAGGCGTCATAGACCTCGACGGTGTAGCTGTCCTCGCTCGAGTCGTCCTTCCAGCTGAAGGTGGGCGTGCCGCTCACCTCCTGCCCGCCGTCCGGTGAGATCACGTCGAGCGCGCCGGTGATCTTGAAGCTGGTGACGGTCGTCGTTCCCGGCACCGTGATGTGCTGGATCTCCGTGCCGCCGATGCTGGTGTCCGGATCCCGAACCAGGAAGTCGTTCTCGAACGCCCCGAGCACGACGTACTTCCCATCGGGGACGTTCGGGATGGACCAGTCACCGCTGACGTTCGCCGCGCGCAGGCCCGGAGGCGCCTCGCCACGCGCTGCGTTCTCGACGAAGGTGTCCTCCACCACCAGGATGATGCTGGTGTTCTTGCCGGCGCCGGGGTTCACGATCGAGACCTTGCCGCTCACCGTGGTGGTCGCATCGCCGAGCACGTCCAGGTTCACGTCCTTGGTGGTCTCTCCGGCCTTCACGTCCGCGGTGGCGGGCTTCAGGTTCACGCCGGCCAGGTAGCCCGTGACGCTGACGTTCCCGGCCGGGACGTTGAACACGGTGTAGACTCCGTCCTTCCCAGAGGTCGCGGTGACGCTGCCCGCGACGACGAGGGTGCCGCCGGGGTTCTCCGCCAGCACCTTGCCGGAGACACTGCCGAGGCCCGCCGTGTTCTCGAGCGGGATCAGGCCGATGTCGGTCGCAGCGTTCTGCACGACCAAGGGCTCGCCGGTCGCGGTCGCGATGTCGACGGGCAGCGCGACGCGCGGAGCCTTGGGGAACGTGAGGTAGCCCTGGGCGTCCGCGCGAAGCGTGTAGTTGGTCGTGATCGGCTTGCCGTCGGCGTTGCGGGGCGACGGCACCACGAGCTCGTAGGTCCCGTCGGCGGCGGTGACCGCGATGCCCGAGATCGCCACCTCGTTGGCGTCGCGCGCGACCACGTGGGCGCCCTCGATGCCCGCCGCCGTGGTGGTGTCGAAGACCTTGCCCTTCACGCTCACTGGCGCAAAACATTTGGGCTCGCCACCAGTGACCTGCTCGCAGACTTGGCTCTCTTCGCAGCCCGTTTGAGCCACGACGTCGCAGGGCTTGTCCGTGTTCTCTTCCTTCTTGTCGTCGTCCCCGCAGCTCGAGAGCAACGGCATCAATCCGGCGAAGAGCAGGCTCACGACCAGTCGCCGCGCGCTCATGACGGCACCGCCTGGCAGCAGCCGGTGATGCAGTAGTAACCGCCCGGGCACGCCGCCTGACCCGGCAGGCCGCAGGGCTGTTTGCCGGTCGGGCACTGCGGCTCGGTGCCGGCATCGGTGCCCGCGTCGGTGCCGCCGTCCGGCGGGTAACACTCCGCGGGCA contains:
- a CDS encoding carboxypeptidase regulatory-like domain-containing protein, whose product is MSARRLVVSLLFAGLMPLLSSCGDDDKKEENTDKPCDVVAQTGCEESQVCEQVTGGEPKCFAPVSVKGKVFDTTTAAGIEGAHVVARDANEVAISGIAVTAADGTYELVVPSPRNADGKPITTNYTLRADAQGYLTFPKAPRVALPVDIATATGEPLVVQNAATDIGLIPLENTAGLGSVSGKVLAENPGGTLVVAGSVTATSGKDGVYTVFNVPAGNVSVTGYLAGVNLKPATADVKAGETTKDVNLDVLGDATTTVSGKVSIVNPGAGKNTSIILVVEDTFVENAARGEAPPGLRAANVSGDWSIPNVPDGKYVVLGAFENDFLVRDPDTSIGGTEIQHITVPGTTTVTSFKITGALDVISPDGGQEVSGTPTFSWKDDSSEDSYTVEVYDAFGTEVWKVEGVLGPKGSKPAEALYAGPALEPGMYYQFRATSIKAGVPISRTEDLKGVFIYK